From Juglans regia cultivar Chandler chromosome 8, Walnut 2.0, whole genome shotgun sequence, the proteins below share one genomic window:
- the LOC108987721 gene encoding uncharacterized protein LOC108987721, whose product MEARLLEIEEQLRKMGVAMEALQQENESLRQKEQEYSEGAMPNHIANNQRERGFVGGGTSASSRQAHARRARYEEVYTTDRPPKQPRRKSSKNISFGEEDCEGVLYPHDDALVVTLLVTNYTTRQILINNGSSGDILLWEVFTKMGIDPSKLKPSPMLLKGFSGNVVQPLGTITLLVIARKGAYIATTMTDFLVIRAPLSYNTILGHSTLNRLKGVTSTYHLKIKFPTKVRVGEVRNEQALARECFVQELK is encoded by the exons ATGGAAGCACGACTTTTGGAGATTGAAGAACAATTGAGGAAGATGGGTGTAGCAATGGAGGCTCTCCAGCAAGAAAATGAGAGCCTTAGACAGAAAGAGCAAGAATATAGTGAGGGTGCCATGCCAAACCACATAGCGAACAACCAGAGGGAGAG AGGGTTTGTTGGAGGAGGGACCTCTGCATCTAGCAGACAAGCGCATGCTCGTAGGGCAAGATACGAGGAGGTTTACACGACAGACAGACCTCCCAAGCAACCAAGGCGTAAGAGCTCGAAGAACATCTCCTTTGGGGAAGAAGATTGCGAAGGGGTCCTGTACCCCCATGATGACGCACTAGTAGTAACATTGCTGGTCACCAACTACACTACTAGACAAATTCTGATCAACAACGGAAGCTCAGGTGACATCCTATTATGGGAGGTCTTCACCAAAATGGGTATTGATCCTAGTAAATTGAAACCATCACCCATGCTGCTAAAAGGTTTCTCCGGGAATGTGGTACAACCCCTAGGCACCATAACCCTACTTGTCATAGCTAGGAAAGGAGCATACATTGCCACTACCATGACCGACTTCCTAGTAATCAGAGCCCCATTGTCCTACAACACTATATTAGGGCATTCAACCTTGAATAGACTTAAAGGTGTCACTTCTACCTATCATTTGAAGATAAAGTTCCCGACAAAGGTAAGAGTAGGAGAGGTTCGCAACGAGCAAGCCCTAGCTCGGGAGTGCTTTGTGCAAGAGCTTAAGTAA
- the LOC108987739 gene encoding UPF0481 protein At3g47200-like produces MEKSTRNQEIQHKVETVTNGNQNHAEIHQLDQEATNTSSHGINGNQHRELVISIKEMAESCLELPPLSSNKCCIYRIPTWLRKLNEEAYTPEVISIGPFHHGNKRLEPMEKLKLKYFHKFLQRVDFNVEILVNTIKLNEESVRSCYAETIKYSSDDFVKLILVDGIFIIEFFYELCLQGPYSVIRENHILLNPISWLAIMLDLKLLENQLPFFALEILFRHARVPICEHPSFNSLAIHTFERINDQKLHQNHEAYEIRHFADLARAFFLPSSRKLPPYRRDPAYADHLYTASQLDEAGVKFKVSSSKCLLDLKFTNGTFEIPCIKLYNSTENTYRNVIALEQCHYYTNNPQFTDYIVLLTFLITTPKDVDLLIRKGIIINGLGSNNAVASFLNNLGTNVPYGINSAYCDLFEDLNAFYENPNHIWKATLKRDYFSTPWRIASTVAAGILLLLTLGQFICSIIQVVKM; encoded by the coding sequence ATGGAGAAATCAACTAGAAATCAAGAAATTCAACATAAAGTGGAAACTGTCACAAATGGAAATCAAAATCATGCTGAAATTCATCAATTGGATCAGGAAGCTACAAACACTTCGAGTCATGGAATTAATGGAAATCAACATAGAGAGTTGGTAATTAGCATCAAAGAAATGGCTGAAAGTTGCTTGGAGCTGCCTCCCTTATCATCAAACAAGTGTTGTATCTACAGGATTCCAACTTGGCTTCGCAAATTGAATGAGGAAGCCTACACTCCTGAGGTTATATCAATAGGGCCTTTCCACCATGGCAACAAAAGATTAGAACCCATGGAAAAGTTGAAACtgaaatattttcacaaattcCTGCAGCGGGTTGACTTCAACGTGGAGATTTTAGTAAACACCATAAAGCTAAATGAAGAAAGTGTGCGTAGTTGTTATGCAGAAACCATCAAGTATAGCAGTGACGATTTCGTGAAATTAATTTTGGTGGATGGGATctttattattgaatttttctacgAACTATGCCTCCAAGGACCATATAGTGTTATTCGTGAGAACCATATACTGTTAAACCCAATATCGTGGCTGGCAATTATGTTGGACTTGAAGTTACTGGAAAATCAACTTCCTTTCTTTGCTCTTGAGATATTATTCCGCCATGCACGTGTACCGATTTGTGAGCATCCTTCCTTCAATTCGCTTGCAATTCATACCTTTGAGAGGATTAACGATCAGAAATTGCATCAAAATCATGAAGCGTATGAAATTAGACACTTTGCTGATTTGGCCAGAGCATTTTTTCTTCCATCATCCAGAAAGCTGCCACCATATAGAAGAGATCCTGCTTATGCTGATCATTTATATACTGCAAGCCAGTTGGACGAGGCTGGAGTGAAGTTTAAGGTGAGCTCAAGCAAATGCTTACTTGACTTGAAATTCACCAACGGAACGTTCGAAATTCCTTGCATAAAATTGTATAATTCGACTGAGAATACTTATCGAAACGTCATAGCACTTGAGCAATGCCATTATTATACAAATAATCCACAATTTACAGACTACATTGTGCTATTGACTTTCCTAATCACCACTCCCAAAGACGTGGATTTACTTATTAGAAAAGGAATCATCATTAATGGGCTTGGCAGCAACAATGCAGTGGCTTCTTTCCTCAATAATCTGGGCACAAATGTCCCATATGGCATCAACTCTGCTTATTGTGAtttgtttgaagatttgaatGCATTCTATGAGAACCCTAATCATATTTGGAAGGCTACCTTGAAACGTGATTATTTCAGCACTCCTTGGAGAATAGCTTCTACTGTAGCTGCTGGTATCTTACTGTTGCTCACTCTCGGACAATTTATATGCTCCATCATCCAAGTTGTGAAGATGTGA
- the LOC118343655 gene encoding UPF0481 protein At3g47200-like gives MGKSISDNQEIQPKVASTASVLTNGNHNAKIYRREEVNTLSSGNGNQHRELVNSIKEMVESLEPPSISHKSCCIYRIPTSVRKMNEEAYTPEVISIGPFYHGSKILEPMEKLKLKYFQRFLQRIDFNLEILVNAIKLHEESVRGCYAESIKLSSDDFVKLILVDGCFLIEFFYGLCFQGSQSAILEDHILLNPISWLAMMLDLQLLENQLPFFVLEILFSLACAPDGEYPSFTSLAIDLFERFHAQKLPQNLEADARHFADLARAFFLPSSRKLLRQRNFAGADHLYTASQLYQAGVKFKVGSSKCLLDLKFTSGTLEIPCIKLYNQTETSYRNVIAFEQCHYPYDSHFTDYIVLLSFLINTPKDVDLLIRKGIIINGLGSSNAVACFLNNLGTNVVYNGRNSAYCDLFEDLNAFYENPKHTWKATLKRDYFSTPWRIASTAAAGILLLLTLVQTVCSIIQVVKM, from the coding sequence ATGGGAAAATCAATAAGTGATAatcaagaaattcaaccaaaagTGGCAAGTACTGCTTCAGTACTCACAAATGGAAATCACAATGCTAAAATCTATCGAAGGGAGGAAGTAAACACTCTTAGTAGTGGAAATGGAAATCAGCATAGAGAGTTGGTAAATAGTATCAAAGAAATGGTTGAAAGCTTGGAGCCTCCCTCAATATCGCACAAGTCATGTTGTATTTACAGGATTCCAACCTCTGTTCGCAAAATGAACGAGGAAGCCTATACTCCTGAGGTTATATCGATAGGCCCTTTCTACCATGGCAGCAAGATATTAGAACCCATGGAAAAGTTGAAACTCAAATATTTTCAGAGATTCCTGCAGCGGATTGACTTCAACTTGGAGATTTTAGTAAACGCCATAAAGCTGCATGAAGAAAGTGTACGTGGTTGTTATGCAGAAAGCATCAAGCTTAGCAGTGACGATTTCGTGAAACTTATTTTGGTGGATGGTTGCTTTCTTATTGAGTTTTTCTATGGATTATGCTTCCAAGGATCACAAAGTGCTATTCTTGAGGACCATATACTGTTAAACCCAATATCATGGCTGGCAATGATGTTGGACTTGCAGTTACTTGAGAATCAACTTCCTTTCTTTGTTCTTGAGATATTATTCAGCCTTGCATGTGCACCGGATGGTGAGTATCCTTCCTTCACTTCACTTGCCATTGATTTGTTTGAGAGATTTCATGCTCagaaattacctcaaaatcTTGAAGCGGATGCAAGACATTTTGCTGATTTAGCTAGAGCATTTTTTCTTCCATCATCCAGAAAGCTATTGCGACAAAGAAATTTTGCTGGTGCTGATCATTTATATACTGCAAGCCAATTGTACCAGGCTGGAGTGAAGTTTAAGGTGGGCTCAAGCAAATGCTTACTTGACTTGAAATTCACCAGTGGAACGTTGGAAATTCCATGCATAAAATTGTATAATCAGACGGAGACTAGTTATCGAAACGTCATAGCATTTGAGCAATGCCATTATCCATATGATTCACATTTTACAGACTACATTGTGCTATTGAGTTTCCTAATCAACACTCCCAAAGACGTGGATTTACTTATTAGAAAAGGAATCATCATTAATGGACTTGGCAGCAGCAATGCAGTGGCATGTTTTCTAAATAATCTGGGCACGAATGTTGTATATAATGGCAGGAACTCTGCTTATTGTGAtttgtttgaagatttgaatGCATTCTATGAGAACCCCAAGCATACTTGGAAGGCTACTTTGAAACGCGATTATTTCAGCACTCCTTGGAGAATAGCTTCTACTGCAGCTGCTGGTATCTTACTGCTGCTCACTCTCGTACAAACTGTATGCTCCATCATCCAAGTTGTGAAGATGTGA